Genomic DNA from Larus michahellis chromosome 3, bLarMic1.1, whole genome shotgun sequence:
ACTGCCCTGCTGGGGGGGTGAATAAACCACACAGCACACAGAAATCACGTCTGCCCGTCTTTACTTCAAAGCAGTGAACACCGTCTCTGTCGCACCGTGAATACAGCGCTGGGAGCCCCACCGCCagtgctgctcttcctccccggGTGGACTCCTCCACGATCATTTTCCCTTTTTGGGTGGGGGGATGCAGCAGTACATCTTCCCGCAGGACTGGTTGAAAGTCCACTCGTCCCTTTTGGCACACAGGTAGGAACAGTACCCACCACAAGCGCCCTTGGCCTGCCCGTACCCTGCgatgggagggagagagagatgggtTATAAAAGGAAACGTCAGACACCGCAGGAGAGCAGAGACCCACAAGTTATCTCCTTGCAGGTTACCTTCAGTTTCAAACCCACATAGGATGGGACCCATGCTTTCTTTCTGTC
This window encodes:
- the LOC141741063 gene encoding small basic protein 1-like — encoded protein: MRVLCVVFAVLLLFSLATPGYGQAKGACGGYCSYLCAKRDEWTFNQSCGKMYCCIPPPKKGK